A DNA window from Methanobacterium sp. Maddingley MBC34 contains the following coding sequences:
- a CDS encoding succinyl-CoA synthetase, beta subunit (PFAM: CoA-ligase; ATP-grasp domain~TIGRFAM: succinyl-CoA synthetase, beta subunit), which produces MKIHEYQAKEIFREGGIPTPQSIMAETPEEAQKAALTIDKPVAIKSQVLIGGRGKAGGIKFAENPPEAYQITETLLGSDIRGETVQKVLVEEMLDIRDEFYLSVAVDRSARKPIIMASKSGGVDIEEVAHKTPEKIFKYYLDPLDEFMPYQAREIARKMGVTNDLISSVGGIIWKLYQIFKKYDANIAEINPLVLTSKGIIAADAKLDIDDDSLYRHRDLAKLKTEPSDEFAYVKLDGDIAVIGNGAGLTLTGMDMLKLYGGEPATFLDIGGGASQENIARALNLVISNPQVKVVFLNVLGGITRADDVANGVISVLEESKREVPLVIRLTGTNEAEGQRILTEAGVSYETSMEAAARKAVELCNDLK; this is translated from the coding sequence TTGAAGATCCATGAGTACCAGGCCAAAGAGATTTTTCGTGAAGGAGGAATACCCACACCACAAAGTATAATGGCGGAAACTCCTGAAGAAGCTCAAAAAGCTGCTTTAACCATTGATAAGCCAGTGGCTATAAAATCACAGGTTCTTATTGGTGGAAGAGGCAAAGCAGGCGGTATTAAATTCGCTGAAAACCCTCCAGAAGCATATCAAATCACTGAAACATTATTAGGATCTGATATTAGGGGTGAAACTGTCCAGAAAGTATTGGTTGAAGAAATGCTTGATATTCGGGATGAATTTTATTTGAGTGTGGCAGTGGACCGGTCTGCTCGTAAACCTATTATAATGGCCAGTAAATCTGGTGGGGTGGATATTGAGGAAGTAGCTCATAAAACCCCTGAAAAAATATTTAAATATTATCTGGATCCCCTGGATGAGTTCATGCCCTATCAGGCCCGGGAGATAGCCCGTAAAATGGGAGTAACCAATGATCTAATATCTTCAGTGGGAGGGATCATCTGGAAACTTTACCAGATATTCAAGAAGTACGATGCCAATATAGCAGAGATCAACCCCCTGGTTCTCACCAGCAAGGGAATTATTGCTGCTGATGCCAAACTGGACATTGATGATGATTCTCTGTACCGTCACCGGGATCTGGCAAAGCTTAAAACCGAACCCAGTGATGAATTTGCCTATGTGAAACTAGACGGAGATATTGCAGTCATTGGTAATGGTGCTGGTCTCACCCTTACTGGAATGGACATGCTCAAACTCTACGGTGGAGAACCAGCCACTTTCCTGGATATTGGTGGTGGAGCATCACAGGAAAACATTGCCCGGGCACTGAACCTGGTTATATCCAACCCTCAAGTAAAGGTAGTGTTTTTAAATGTTTTAGGTGGGATAACCAGGGCAGATGATGTAGCTAATGGTGTTATCAGTGTCTTGGAAGAGTCTAAGCGAGAAGTCCCTCTGGTTATACGACTAACTGGTACCAATGAAGCGGAAGGTCAACGTATCCTTACCGAGGCAGGAGTTAGTTATGAAACTTCCATGGAAGCCGCTGCCAGAAAAGCAGTTGAGTTGTGTAATGATTTAAAATAA
- a CDS encoding 2-oxoacid:ferredoxin oxidoreductase, gamma subunit (PFAM: Pyruvate ferredoxin/flavodoxin oxidoreductase~TIGRFAM: 2-oxoacid:acceptor oxidoreductase, gamma subunit, pyruvate/2-ketoisovalerate family) produces the protein MRKEIRIAGFGGQGVILAGIVIGKAAALYDGLHAVQTQSYGPEARGGASRTELVISDEEIDYPKVHHPDIFVAMSHEALIAYLDGLKKGGILIIDPDMVMEDKIRSFVEEHDIKVYHAPATRTADEKVGLRIVANIVMIGAITGFTKVISEEAARNAITASVPPGTEEKNLSAFEAGMELSSQEV, from the coding sequence TTGCGTAAAGAAATAAGAATAGCTGGATTTGGTGGTCAGGGAGTTATACTGGCTGGAATAGTCATAGGTAAAGCTGCAGCATTATACGATGGATTACATGCAGTTCAAACCCAATCCTATGGTCCGGAAGCACGAGGAGGTGCTTCCAGAACAGAATTGGTTATCAGTGATGAAGAAATTGATTATCCTAAAGTACACCATCCAGACATATTCGTAGCCATGTCCCATGAGGCGTTAATAGCTTATTTGGATGGATTGAAAAAGGGAGGTATCCTGATAATCGATCCAGACATGGTAATGGAGGATAAGATTCGTTCGTTTGTGGAAGAACATGATATTAAAGTTTACCATGCACCAGCCACCCGTACCGCTGATGAGAAGGTGGGCCTTCGGATCGTGGCCAATATCGTAATGATCGGTGCTATAACTGGCTTCACTAAGGTTATATCTGAAGAAGCAGCTCGTAACGCCATAACTGCCAGTGTCCCCCCGGGAACTGAGGAAAAAAATCTGTCTGCATTTGAAGCAGGAATGGAACTTTCCAGCCAGGAGGTTTAA